One segment of Nostoc flagelliforme CCNUN1 DNA contains the following:
- a CDS encoding helicase-related protein — protein sequence MTLLGYFNSLRELGGSRRIVEDEVNSRLARYSLRKRVNETEGLFADRQIAYEPAELTSRVSTNVVAEIKSYLALLFHEKKHIDVALATNMISVGLDITRLGLMVVLGQPKTASEYIQSTSRVGRDENRPGLVITLLNIHRPRDRSHYERFPAWHTSFYRSVEATSVTPFSPRAIDRGIAAITVALARLGHPGMTAPPRAIEILQHRQDLEYVVDAISDRAEMHDKELDAVEAEALRQKIRGRVKDLLDTWEHIASQKISLQYQQEVGQAPPLLFDPLDPELEKQPMSARKFKAQRSLRDVEPTVNLWVCNPDGFEVEEDEK from the coding sequence ATGACCCTGCTGGGATATTTTAACTCCCTACGCGAATTAGGTGGTAGTCGCCGCATCGTTGAAGATGAAGTCAACTCTCGTCTAGCAAGGTATAGCCTCAGAAAGCGAGTCAACGAAACTGAAGGTTTATTTGCCGACCGTCAAATTGCCTACGAACCGGCGGAACTGACTTCCCGTGTTAGTACTAACGTTGTTGCTGAAATAAAAAGCTACTTGGCACTACTATTCCACGAGAAGAAGCATATCGATGTAGCTTTAGCAACGAATATGATATCCGTGGGTTTGGATATCACCCGTCTAGGGTTGATGGTTGTGTTGGGTCAACCGAAAACAGCATCCGAGTATATTCAATCTACTAGTCGGGTAGGACGGGATGAAAATCGCCCTGGCTTAGTCATCACATTATTAAACATACATCGACCACGCGATCGCTCTCACTACGAACGCTTCCCAGCTTGGCATACCAGCTTTTATCGTTCTGTAGAAGCAACTAGCGTCACCCCATTTTCACCTCGTGCCATTGACAGGGGTATCGCCGCTATCACCGTCGCCTTGGCGCGTTTAGGACATCCTGGCATGACTGCACCACCCCGCGCTATCGAGATTTTACAACATCGGCAGGATTTAGAATATGTTGTCGATGCCATTAGCGATCGCGCAGAAATGCACGATAAAGAACTTGATGCTGTGGAAGCCGAAGCACTGCGTCAAAAAATTCGAGGACGGGTGAAAGATTTACTGGACACTTGGGAACACATTGCTAGTCAAAAAATTAGCTTGCAATACCAACAAGAAGTAGGACAAGCGCCGCCATTATTATTTGACCCCCTTGACCCAGAACTTGAAAAGCAACCAATGTCAGCACGCAAGTTCAAAGCACAACGCAGCCTGCGGGATGTGGAACCAACAGTAAACTTGTGGGTTTGCAACCCTGATGGTTTTGAGGTGGAGGAGGACGAGAAATGA
- a CDS encoding IS701 family transposase, with protein MVQPRPAAPTVKFVDEYCQWYKSLFSDVRSFEAFKYLHVGCVSDLKRKTLPEIAKIVGLDNQQGLHHFLTSSPWDIEKLRILRLELILQVLKGRPIILIIDETGDKKKGNKTDYVKRQYIGNLGKVENGIVAVTAYGVFCGMTFPLLFEVYKPRERLKPGDKYRTKPEIAAILMRKLESMGFNFNLVLADSLYGESGKNFITVLDEFKKNYIVAIRSNHSLKLLPRQHTQYLKWHKFKRVFSDLSSENRFIREIIHGKRSENRYWQITTDREKLPGNTTWYVMSRYPDLTPRDVGNFYGLRTWVEYGLKQSKNELGWADYRLTHYPDIERWWEIVCSSYLMVSLHSEQMQSSVPKSPSKLASHPWWNDKKGWKNILNNLRLIIQPFTLFNLIYPWLTVFPIPQLSLGFSKLQSIIYRLTSSIFISLTHPDFYFSSA; from the coding sequence ATGGTACAGCCCCGTCCAGCCGCACCAACAGTCAAATTTGTGGACGAATATTGCCAGTGGTATAAAAGCCTGTTTTCAGATGTTAGGAGTTTCGAGGCTTTTAAATATCTCCATGTAGGCTGCGTTTCTGATCTAAAACGTAAAACATTGCCAGAAATAGCAAAAATTGTAGGATTGGATAACCAGCAAGGGTTGCATCATTTTTTAACATCATCACCTTGGGATATAGAAAAGTTAAGAATCTTGCGATTAGAGCTAATTTTACAAGTGCTAAAAGGCAGACCAATTATTCTAATTATTGATGAGACAGGAGATAAGAAGAAAGGGAATAAAACAGATTATGTGAAACGGCAGTATATAGGAAACTTGGGGAAAGTAGAGAATGGAATTGTGGCAGTGACAGCGTATGGTGTGTTCTGCGGGATGACTTTTCCACTACTGTTTGAAGTATATAAGCCTCGTGAAAGGTTAAAGCCAGGGGATAAGTATCGCACTAAACCTGAAATAGCGGCAATACTGATGAGAAAGCTAGAATCAATGGGTTTTAACTTTAACTTAGTACTGGCAGATAGTTTATATGGTGAAAGTGGTAAGAACTTCATAACTGTATTAGATGAATTCAAGAAAAACTATATAGTAGCAATTCGCTCAAACCATTCTTTAAAGCTACTTCCAAGACAACACACTCAATATTTGAAGTGGCATAAGTTTAAACGAGTATTTTCTGATCTGAGTAGTGAAAATAGGTTTATCAGAGAAATAATTCATGGTAAACGTAGTGAAAATAGGTACTGGCAGATTACCACAGATCGAGAGAAATTACCTGGTAACACTACTTGGTATGTGATGAGTAGATACCCAGACCTTACACCAAGAGATGTGGGAAACTTTTATGGTTTAAGAACTTGGGTTGAGTATGGGTTGAAGCAAAGCAAGAACGAATTAGGTTGGGCAGATTATCGGCTAACTCACTACCCGGATATTGAACGCTGGTGGGAGATTGTTTGTAGCAGCTATTTAATGGTTAGCCTCCACTCTGAACAAATGCAGTCTTCTGTGCCAAAATCTCCATCAAAGCTAGCTTCGCATCCCTGGTGGAACGATAAAAAAGGCTGGAAGAATATTCTTAACAATCTCCGTTTAATAATTCAACCTTTTACCTTATTTAACCTAATATATCCCTGGTTAACAGTTTTTCCTATTCCCCAATTGTCCTTGGGCTTTTCTAAACTTCAATCTATTATTTATAGACTCACTAGTTCAATTTTTATTTCCCTAACTCACCCTGATTTCTACTTTTCCTCTGCCTAG
- a CDS encoding AAA family ATPase, with product MKIQSLQLKYFKKFRSSTFDFTDPETGLARDIIVLIGMNGAGKTSLLQAIASTLGTATGRLKEPSDLEWAGFNYELLGSNWGRFEPEVNVQVQFSSGELQAVRDFQQKLREMGRDLQPPAEKHIVTLKWRNGRVQADSAAELFQFKGREYAKQLQRAEGFQVFDRVGTILWYTEQRTSTSLTTEDPNRKLEITEDILRDRLSKWRQFHQDVGTPKIPNLRQGQKDLYAEIERGYKAVFPERSFEGPILRENVDDILSEPWFYLYDGKNQYEISEMSGGERAIFPMLVDFASWNIHNSVILIDEIELHLHPPMQQALLRALPKLGTNNQFIITTHSDYVEQLVPEAYIIRLEV from the coding sequence ATGAAAATTCAATCCCTACAACTAAAATACTTTAAAAAATTCCGGTCTTCTACATTTGATTTCACAGATCCAGAAACTGGGTTGGCGCGAGATATTATTGTTCTCATCGGCATGAACGGTGCTGGAAAAACAAGTCTTTTACAAGCGATCGCTTCAACACTCGGCACAGCAACCGGACGATTAAAGGAACCCTCCGATTTAGAATGGGCAGGATTTAACTATGAACTGCTTGGGAGTAACTGGGGAAGATTTGAGCCAGAGGTAAATGTACAAGTGCAGTTCTCATCTGGTGAACTCCAAGCTGTGCGAGATTTTCAACAGAAATTACGAGAAATGGGTCGTGATTTGCAGCCTCCTGCTGAAAAGCATATTGTTACCCTTAAATGGCGAAATGGGCGTGTTCAAGCAGATAGTGCTGCTGAATTATTTCAATTTAAAGGGCGAGAATACGCTAAACAGCTACAACGTGCTGAAGGATTTCAAGTATTTGACCGAGTGGGTACAATTCTTTGGTACACAGAACAGAGAACTTCAACTAGCCTGACTACCGAAGATCCAAATCGCAAACTAGAAATCACAGAAGACATTTTGCGCGATCGCCTTTCTAAGTGGCGACAATTCCATCAAGATGTAGGAACACCTAAAATTCCCAATCTACGCCAAGGACAAAAGGATTTATACGCCGAAATTGAACGCGGTTACAAAGCAGTCTTTCCAGAACGCAGTTTTGAAGGCCCAATTCTGCGAGAGAATGTGGACGATATCTTGAGTGAACCCTGGTTTTATTTATATGACGGCAAAAACCAGTATGAAATTTCTGAGATGTCCGGCGGTGAACGGGCTATTTTCCCAATGCTAGTGGACTTTGCAAGTTGGAATATTCACAACTCTGTCATTCTTATTGATGAAATTGAATTGCACCTACATCCACCAATGCAACAGGCATTGCTGAGAGCTTTGCCCAAGTTAGGCACAAATAATCAGTTTATCATTACAACCCACTCTGATTATGTGGAGCAATTAGTGCCTGAAGCATATATTATCCGGCTAGAGGTGTAA
- a CDS encoding helicase: protein MPNTPAEVRSSLIDALQLDLVGPTPNDIAHVDEIIDQAPSKWYLTGFLVPYEASVEQRSEDIGNDDIDEISQVNAGDDEKQPESASARRAFFPSSMGLSILVPATAKEISVTVHWGDYCPVDEENEENQEDSKNQLQLPRLWQRTPGQAELTVPLHVSNAPKHWEIPGSNGLRLVTSVRPVTAAELVPAGTRSASVFLVNYRPPAANPYSDIAFAFQTCLIIRTPYSLVSRPNLRGRHGDDWDEKVADLQYRDDYEYAVGHNVSAVAITNDDATCQEVRTAWMPIADVEKVVAAQVAGVELGMEALAAAPTVETLRNMMSEMVDAYGVWIEGQKVKFPSDPERIEVANDLLDRATRVNKRIAAGLQALDDPNILEAFRIANRAIAIAIRQRSTHNTDITPESVKPPAWRPFQLAFLLMNLVGIAHPEHPDRELVDLLFFPTGGGKTEAYLGLAAFAMVLRRLRNPTINSAGVSVLMRYTLRLLTLDQLSRAATLVCALELERQKDTQKLGPWPFEIGLWVGQTATPNRMGKKGDNDEYTARARTIAFQNDTRKPSPIPLENCPWCGKRFTSDSFQLLPDSHQPKSLQITCINRKCKFTRNQSLPIVAVDEPIYQRLPSFIIATVDKFANLPWVGETGALFGLVDRYDKDGFYGPAHPGRGQALAGHLPAPDLIIQDELHLISGPLGTMVGLYETAIDELCSRQIKGKKLHPKVIASTATVRRASKQIRALFGRDAVDIFPPPGPDRRDSFFAKTVPASISNARTYVGIAAQGRSLKVVLLRTYLALLGAAQKHYQAAGGAKILITPQTLT from the coding sequence ATGCCCAATACTCCTGCCGAAGTGCGTTCATCTCTCATTGATGCCCTACAACTTGACTTAGTGGGGCCTACGCCCAATGATATCGCCCACGTTGACGAAATTATCGACCAAGCTCCATCTAAGTGGTATCTCACAGGTTTTTTAGTGCCTTATGAAGCTTCGGTAGAACAGCGTTCAGAAGATATAGGTAACGATGACATAGACGAGATTTCTCAAGTCAACGCTGGCGATGATGAAAAGCAACCCGAAAGTGCCTCCGCCCGGAGAGCATTTTTTCCCTCTTCAATGGGTTTAAGTATTCTTGTACCAGCAACCGCCAAGGAAATAAGTGTTACTGTTCACTGGGGCGACTACTGTCCAGTTGATGAAGAGAATGAAGAAAATCAGGAAGACTCTAAAAACCAACTCCAGTTACCCCGACTGTGGCAAAGAACCCCCGGACAAGCAGAATTAACCGTTCCTCTCCATGTAAGCAATGCACCCAAACATTGGGAAATTCCTGGTAGTAATGGTTTGAGACTAGTTACCTCAGTGCGTCCCGTAACTGCGGCAGAGTTGGTTCCTGCTGGGACTCGTTCTGCATCCGTGTTCCTGGTGAACTATCGCCCTCCAGCCGCCAACCCCTACAGCGATATCGCCTTCGCCTTCCAAACTTGCCTGATTATCCGCACTCCTTATTCTCTTGTCTCCCGTCCCAACCTGCGCGGACGACACGGTGATGATTGGGATGAGAAGGTAGCAGATTTACAGTATCGAGATGATTATGAATATGCGGTGGGACACAACGTTTCAGCTGTCGCTATCACCAACGATGACGCTACTTGTCAAGAAGTCCGCACCGCTTGGATGCCCATTGCTGATGTAGAAAAGGTAGTAGCCGCCCAAGTCGCAGGCGTGGAACTAGGGATGGAAGCACTCGCCGCCGCACCCACGGTTGAAACTCTGCGAAATATGATGTCTGAGATGGTTGATGCTTATGGGGTGTGGATTGAAGGACAAAAGGTAAAGTTTCCTAGTGACCCAGAACGAATTGAAGTTGCTAACGACTTACTAGACCGTGCAACCAGGGTAAACAAACGCATCGCCGCCGGACTGCAAGCACTGGATGACCCCAATATATTAGAAGCATTTCGGATTGCAAATCGAGCGATCGCCATTGCTATTCGTCAGCGTTCTACCCACAATACAGATATTACCCCAGAATCTGTCAAGCCTCCGGCATGGCGACCGTTTCAGCTGGCGTTTTTGTTAATGAACTTGGTAGGTATCGCCCATCCCGAACACCCTGACCGAGAATTAGTAGACTTGCTGTTTTTCCCCACAGGCGGTGGTAAAACCGAAGCTTACTTAGGTCTAGCAGCATTCGCAATGGTACTGCGCCGCCTGCGAAATCCCACGATAAATTCAGCTGGCGTAAGTGTCTTGATGCGTTATACCCTGCGCCTGCTTACCCTCGACCAATTAAGCCGTGCTGCTACTCTTGTCTGCGCCTTAGAGTTAGAAAGACAAAAAGATACACAAAAATTAGGCCCCTGGCCCTTTGAAATTGGGCTGTGGGTGGGACAAACCGCTACTCCTAACCGTATGGGAAAAAAAGGCGATAACGATGAATACACCGCCCGCGCCCGTACTATTGCCTTTCAAAATGACACGCGCAAACCTTCACCCATCCCTTTAGAAAACTGTCCTTGGTGCGGTAAACGGTTTACCTCTGACTCCTTTCAATTACTCCCAGATTCCCATCAGCCAAAGTCACTGCAAATTACTTGTATTAACCGCAAATGCAAATTTACCCGCAATCAATCCTTGCCCATCGTCGCAGTAGATGAACCAATTTACCAACGATTACCCAGCTTTATTATCGCTACCGTCGATAAATTCGCCAATCTTCCTTGGGTAGGAGAAACTGGAGCATTATTTGGACTGGTAGACCGTTATGACAAAGATGGTTTTTACGGGCCGGCCCATCCCGGTCGAGGTCAAGCACTTGCTGGTCATTTACCAGCCCCAGACCTGATTATTCAAGACGAGTTGCACCTGATTTCCGGCCCTTTGGGAACAATGGTAGGGTTGTATGAAACCGCCATTGACGAACTATGCAGCCGACAAATTAAGGGTAAAAAATTACACCCCAAAGTTATTGCATCCACCGCAACAGTACGGAGAGCTAGCAAACAAATTCGAGCGCTATTTGGTCGAGATGCTGTAGATATTTTCCCACCTCCCGGCCCCGATCGCCGCGATTCGTTTTTCGCCAAAACAGTGCCAGCAAGCATCAGTAACGCCCGTACCTACGTGGGAATTGCAGCGCAGGGACGAAGCTTAAAAGTAGTACTATTACGAACTTACTTAGCATTACTGGGTGCAGCACAGAAACATTATCAAGCAGCAGGAGGGGCAAAAATCTTGATAACCCCGCAGACCCTTACATGA
- a CDS encoding GNAT family protein has translation MRTKVKLIRGQDSMAVEADLVELVQKHVNDYASAWKEQLRLYGQEDKFWDWEFKLQFVIGRQPNREGYAIEYEGETQGLMLIETKMHGSRISEGKRLVYLDGIASAPWNREFIQRPPKLKGVGTALLAFARNRSIELGYEGRVGLHSLPGAEEFYDNQGMIDLGEDEDYEDLVYLVLHYLLC, from the coding sequence ATGCGAACAAAAGTAAAACTAATTCGCGGTCAAGATAGCATGGCCGTGGAAGCAGATTTAGTAGAATTAGTGCAAAAGCACGTCAATGATTATGCCTCCGCGTGGAAAGAACAATTAAGATTGTACGGACAAGAAGATAAATTTTGGGACTGGGAGTTTAAACTTCAGTTCGTTATTGGCAGACAACCAAACCGCGAAGGCTATGCAATTGAGTACGAAGGCGAAACTCAAGGGTTAATGCTGATTGAAACTAAAATGCACGGTTCGCGTATCAGTGAGGGTAAACGTCTGGTATACCTTGATGGAATTGCTTCTGCGCCTTGGAACCGGGAATTTATTCAACGCCCTCCAAAATTAAAAGGCGTTGGTACTGCACTCTTAGCTTTTGCCAGAAACCGCAGTATAGAACTAGGTTATGAGGGTAGAGTTGGGTTGCATTCGCTACCAGGAGCAGAAGAATTTTATGATAATCAAGGGATGATTGATTTGGGAGAGGATGAAGATTACGAAGACCTAGTTTATTTGGTTCTTCATTACTTGTTATGCTAA
- a CDS encoding ISKra4 family transposase (programmed frameshift), translated as MTPEEKERLQAAVKEIAAILYKNTSPSELKTLEGIEKTVRCLRRATPTQMLEYVSPEIGLFFIEQTTGTNKGRPRQIKSCVGELPITEKQAQKLGLEPRSHLSPVLEKCSFRLCANESYQNAELELEALTGVKVGHSTLHRLVNRQDLPQPSALQAVSEVSLDGGKVRLRTPKGQECEWRDYKAVRLGGIYYGAFFHDHQSLLDWVNSQRLVTPLVCLGDGHDGVWKLFTEIGSSSTRLEILDWYHLRENLYKVGGSLKRLKLAENLLWIGEVDATIALFVDLAKKQAKNFCAYLNKHRSRIINYGYYQAEQICSIGSGSVESAIKQIGLRLKLSGAQWNPANVPSILQLRCAYLNGQLAI; from the exons ATGACCCCCGAAGAAAAAGAACGGTTACAAGCAGCAGTAAAAGAAATCGCGGCAATCCTGTATAAAAATACATCACCATCCGAGTTAAAGACTTTGGAAGGAATCGAAAAAACAGTGCGATGCCTACGGCGGGCTACGCCTACGCAGATGCTGGAGTACGTCAGTCCCGAAATCG GCCTTTTTTTTATCGAACAAACTACAGGCACAAATAAAGGACGACCCAGACAAATCAAAAGTTGTGTAGGGGAGTTGCCGATCACGGAAAAGCAAGCGCAAAAATTGGGACTGGAGCCAAGAAGTCACCTGAGTCCAGTATTAGAGAAATGTAGCTTCAGACTATGTGCCAATGAGTCCTACCAAAATGCCGAGTTGGAACTAGAAGCATTAACGGGAGTGAAAGTCGGACATAGCACACTACACCGACTGGTGAACAGACAGGATCTGCCACAACCATCGGCATTGCAAGCGGTTTCTGAAGTGAGTTTGGACGGGGGTAAGGTGCGGTTGCGAACACCAAAAGGACAAGAATGTGAGTGGCGCGATTATAAAGCGGTACGCTTAGGCGGAATTTATTATGGCGCTTTTTTTCACGATCACCAATCCCTTTTGGATTGGGTTAACTCACAGAGGCTAGTTACCCCATTAGTGTGCTTGGGGGATGGGCATGATGGTGTTTGGAAATTATTTACTGAAATTGGCAGTTCCTCAACCCGACTGGAGATCCTCGATTGGTATCATTTGCGGGAAAACCTCTATAAAGTTGGTGGTTCTCTCAAGCGACTAAAGCTTGCAGAAAACTTACTCTGGATTGGCGAGGTAGATGCAACGATCGCTTTGTTTGTTGATTTAGCGAAAAAACAAGCAAAGAATTTTTGTGCATATTTGAACAAGCATCGAAGTCGGATTATCAATTACGGCTACTATCAGGCGGAACAGATTTGCTCTATTGGTTCTGGATCTGTGGAGTCTGCTATTAAACAAATCGGTCTGAGGTTGAAACTTTCTGGTGCTCAGTGGAATCCTGCCAATGTGCCGTCCATACTACAACTTCGCTGTGCCTACCTCAATGGTCAACTTGCTATCTAA
- the drmB gene encoding DrmB family protein gives MKSKSKRKPSGEIRQSQIISTFGPGSMVDLPNYSVIIGGLNHWRGNRQRIYEDRLAARVAEILGVRDITMYAPPTDEQDPSAARSGITAFTFPTWFVAQVEETWTSPNGKEYRTRPLIPWGSLVKGKYLSDTKKKIPVVPVRFVQACVNGHISDIDWYRFVHSNSDPSSKCRGQLWLDEHGSGNDFVDIFIRCEACGTRRPLSDVTVPNSKILGQCLGNRPWLGPKAFEPCVSRLTGKQEYNRLLVRAASNTYFSQVLSVISLPDSDAAMREAVNLVYEDFLQYAESSDDIKRERRKQKVANALEGFSDEAVWLEIQRKQSGQGDQDKSIKQVEIETLLSSPEEMGEDAPDGDFYARARKLTSLPPLSLFCHSRQRKSRNQGELGK, from the coding sequence ATGAAGTCAAAAAGCAAACGCAAGCCTTCAGGAGAAATACGGCAAAGCCAAATTATTTCCACCTTTGGCCCTGGCTCAATGGTGGACTTACCAAATTACTCAGTAATTATCGGCGGACTCAACCACTGGCGGGGTAATAGACAACGAATTTACGAAGACCGCCTTGCAGCCAGAGTTGCCGAGATTTTGGGTGTCAGAGACATTACCATGTATGCACCACCTACGGACGAGCAAGACCCAAGCGCCGCCAGGAGTGGAATTACAGCTTTTACTTTCCCTACTTGGTTTGTTGCCCAAGTAGAAGAAACTTGGACTTCCCCTAACGGCAAAGAATATCGTACTCGTCCTCTGATACCTTGGGGTAGTTTAGTTAAAGGTAAATACCTCAGCGATACCAAAAAGAAAATACCAGTTGTCCCCGTTCGCTTTGTCCAAGCCTGTGTTAACGGACACATCAGTGATATCGACTGGTATCGGTTTGTCCACAGTAATAGCGATCCTTCCAGTAAATGCCGGGGGCAGCTTTGGCTTGACGAACATGGTTCTGGCAATGATTTCGTAGATATCTTTATTCGCTGTGAAGCCTGCGGCACTCGTCGTCCTCTCTCCGATGTAACAGTACCCAATAGCAAAATTTTGGGTCAATGTCTGGGGAATCGTCCTTGGCTAGGGCCAAAAGCTTTTGAACCTTGTGTTTCCCGCCTCACTGGTAAACAAGAGTACAACCGACTTTTAGTAAGGGCTGCAAGTAATACCTACTTTTCCCAAGTTTTGAGCGTTATCTCCCTCCCAGACTCAGACGCAGCAATGCGAGAAGCAGTTAATTTGGTTTATGAAGACTTTCTTCAGTATGCAGAAAGTTCAGATGATATCAAAAGAGAACGTCGCAAACAAAAAGTTGCTAATGCTTTAGAGGGATTTAGCGATGAAGCTGTGTGGTTAGAAATACAGCGCAAGCAAAGCGGACAAGGAGACCAAGATAAAAGCATCAAGCAAGTGGAAATTGAAACACTGCTTTCTAGCCCAGAAGAGATGGGAGAAGATGCTCCAGATGGTGACTTTTATGCCCGCGCCCGCAAGTTAACTAGTTTGCCCCCATTATCCCTGTTTTGTCACTCTAGGCAGAGGAAAAGTAGAAATCAGGGTGAGTTAGGGAAATAA